The following proteins are co-located in the Haloarcula rubripromontorii genome:
- a CDS encoding methyl-accepting chemotaxis protein: MQASATLEEDVADDITALSETQAEQLDEWVTTSRRNVRSVSRLPVFTDGTAAEKQQRLAELRSNEELPPGVVAVHYFDTETNEIRASSNQDFVGVNAAEQGAPFATDPPQFDDADDTHVTEPFSVSVVDHPIVAVVSPVPGDEDRALVYMIDLREKADQISNQRDGSFTTVVNTEGEFVSHPNVSMIGSTAPISRMESDPLGTLEPGESAFHETDSMLMGLSALESKDWVVMVHSDPEVAYALSDQINSDLIALILLAVVNLGLIGVTIGGNTIASLRRLSVKAESMADGELDVDLDTSREDEFGTLYAAFDNMRTNLRTQISEAETARQEAEEAKEQAQAAREDVESERNEMEALTGHLELKAQQYSDALEAAAAGDLTARVETDSMNDAMAEVGEDINTTLDALEDTIADMKAFAANVIQSSDRVNSNAERVDQASKQVSKSINEIFEGTTEQNEGLESAAAEMQNLSATAQQVASSAQQVADTSQSAAEVGEDGREAAQEAIAEMSAIEDETGETVAEINALDEELDEIGEIVGVITSIVEQTNMLALNASIEAAHADGDGEGFAVVADEIKGLAEETKEAAADIEQRIEGIQEQAGDTVETMESTSARITEGVSTVEETVDALETIVEYTEEVDTGIQEIDRATEEQARTAQDVMGTIDDLTTISQQTATEADTVAGAAQDQSASIDEVSDSATELRQRADDLESLLDRFTVESSAGTGSDSTAAVGDD, from the coding sequence GTGCAGGCGTCCGCCACCCTTGAGGAAGATGTGGCAGACGACATTACGGCGCTGTCAGAGACGCAAGCCGAACAATTGGATGAATGGGTGACAACATCGCGCCGGAACGTCCGGTCGGTGTCGCGACTTCCCGTGTTTACTGACGGAACAGCAGCGGAGAAACAGCAACGACTGGCGGAGCTACGGTCCAACGAGGAACTGCCACCCGGTGTCGTTGCAGTGCACTACTTCGACACCGAGACAAACGAGATTCGCGCCAGTTCGAATCAGGACTTCGTCGGGGTCAACGCTGCCGAGCAGGGGGCCCCGTTCGCAACGGACCCGCCACAGTTCGACGACGCCGACGACACGCATGTGACAGAGCCGTTCTCTGTCTCGGTCGTTGACCACCCGATAGTTGCCGTCGTTTCGCCGGTCCCCGGAGACGAAGACAGAGCGCTCGTGTACATGATCGACCTCCGAGAGAAGGCCGATCAGATATCGAACCAGCGCGATGGGTCATTTACCACGGTCGTCAACACTGAGGGCGAGTTCGTTTCCCACCCCAACGTCTCGATGATAGGGTCGACGGCACCGATTTCGCGGATGGAGTCGGACCCACTGGGCACGCTCGAACCCGGCGAGAGCGCGTTCCACGAGACTGACAGCATGCTGATGGGGCTGAGCGCCCTTGAGTCGAAAGACTGGGTCGTCATGGTTCACTCCGACCCGGAGGTCGCCTACGCGCTGAGCGACCAGATCAACTCCGACCTCATCGCGCTCATCCTGCTCGCCGTCGTCAACCTCGGACTCATCGGGGTCACGATCGGTGGCAACACGATTGCGTCGCTACGGCGGCTTTCGGTGAAGGCCGAATCGATGGCCGATGGTGAGCTTGACGTTGACCTCGATACGTCCCGCGAAGACGAGTTTGGAACGCTCTATGCGGCCTTCGACAACATGCGGACGAACCTCCGAACGCAGATTTCCGAGGCCGAAACTGCCCGGCAGGAAGCCGAGGAGGCCAAAGAGCAGGCACAGGCGGCCCGCGAGGATGTCGAATCCGAACGCAACGAGATGGAGGCGCTGACCGGCCACCTCGAACTCAAGGCCCAGCAGTACAGCGACGCGCTGGAGGCCGCCGCCGCCGGCGACCTCACCGCGCGGGTGGAGACGGACAGTATGAACGACGCGATGGCGGAGGTCGGCGAGGACATCAACACGACGCTGGACGCACTCGAAGACACCATTGCGGACATGAAGGCGTTCGCGGCCAACGTCATCCAGTCTAGCGACCGTGTTAACTCGAACGCGGAACGAGTCGATCAGGCCAGCAAGCAGGTGTCGAAGTCGATAAACGAGATTTTCGAGGGCACGACCGAGCAAAACGAAGGCCTCGAATCGGCGGCTGCCGAGATGCAGAATCTCTCGGCGACCGCACAGCAAGTCGCCTCCTCCGCCCAGCAGGTCGCCGACACGTCCCAGTCGGCCGCCGAGGTCGGCGAGGACGGCCGCGAGGCCGCACAGGAGGCCATCGCGGAGATGAGCGCAATCGAGGACGAGACCGGCGAGACCGTCGCGGAGATCAACGCGCTCGACGAGGAACTCGACGAGATCGGTGAAATCGTCGGCGTCATCACGAGCATCGTTGAGCAGACGAACATGCTCGCTCTGAACGCTTCCATCGAGGCCGCGCACGCGGACGGCGACGGCGAGGGCTTCGCCGTCGTCGCCGACGAAATCAAGGGTCTCGCGGAGGAGACCAAGGAGGCCGCCGCCGATATCGAACAGCGCATCGAAGGCATTCAGGAACAGGCCGGCGACACCGTCGAGACGATGGAGTCGACCAGTGCACGGATCACCGAAGGCGTCTCGACGGTCGAGGAGACCGTCGACGCGCTGGAGACCATCGTCGAGTACACGGAGGAGGTCGACACCGGTATTCAGGAAATCGACCGGGCGACCGAGGAGCAGGCCCGGACCGCACAGGACGTGATGGGGACCATCGACGACCTGACGACCATCAGCCAGCAGACGGCGACGGAGGCCGACACCGTGGCCGGCGCGGCACAGGACCAGTCCGCGTCCATCGACGAAGTGTCGGACTCCGCGACGGAGCTCCGACAGCGGGCTGACGACCTCGAATCGCTACTGGACCGCTTTACCGTCGAAAGCTCCGCCGGGACGGGCTCCGACAGCACGGCCGCGGTGGGGGACGACTAA
- a CDS encoding sodium-dependent transporter — MSDRETWASRLGFLLAAIGSAVGLGNIWQFPFKTATNGGAVFLVFYLVAVLLIGFPAMLAEFIIGRRTNRNAVDAFAELGFKQWRVVGGLGVFTGFWILSYYNVVGGWVMRYILGSATGAYFGNSAEYFGAISSGPEAVVGQALFLLICVGIVAVGVEDGIEKATKVMVPSIVLLMLGMAAWVTTLEGAGAGYSYFLSPDFSTLAANAGDLIPFAVGQAFFTLSLGMAAMITYSSYIGDDESLPVDGGIIVVTNTLVGVLAGLVVFPILFAIGISPDTSGPSAIFVAMASAFPQLPGGRLLGVVFFGVVLIAAISSAISLLEVAVSYGVDNTSYSRVSLSAMLGAVLFVLGFPSAWDLAWFGWFDTLAYKLFLPLSVLLILVFVGWVLSSNAVAELRQGTGGLRAFGPAWLWMVRTVVILGVILTLGLGLQTLLLAEDPAIIPPI, encoded by the coding sequence ATGAGTGACAGAGAAACGTGGGCCTCACGGCTCGGGTTCCTTCTCGCAGCGATCGGTAGCGCAGTCGGTCTCGGAAACATCTGGCAGTTCCCGTTCAAGACCGCGACAAACGGTGGCGCAGTGTTCCTCGTCTTCTACCTCGTCGCCGTGTTGCTCATCGGCTTCCCGGCAATGTTAGCAGAGTTCATCATCGGACGGCGAACGAACCGTAATGCCGTCGACGCGTTCGCTGAACTCGGATTCAAGCAGTGGCGGGTCGTCGGTGGCCTCGGCGTCTTTACGGGGTTCTGGATTCTCTCGTATTACAACGTCGTCGGTGGATGGGTCATGCGGTATATCCTCGGTAGCGCAACGGGCGCATACTTCGGAAACTCCGCGGAGTACTTCGGAGCCATCTCCAGTGGCCCGGAAGCCGTCGTCGGACAAGCGCTGTTCCTGCTCATCTGTGTCGGCATCGTCGCAGTGGGTGTCGAGGACGGTATCGAGAAGGCGACGAAGGTGATGGTCCCCAGCATCGTTCTCCTCATGCTTGGGATGGCGGCCTGGGTCACCACGCTCGAGGGAGCGGGGGCTGGCTACAGCTACTTCCTCTCCCCGGACTTCTCCACGCTGGCGGCGAACGCTGGCGACCTGATTCCGTTCGCAGTGGGCCAGGCGTTTTTCACCCTCTCGCTGGGGATGGCAGCCATGATTACTTACTCCTCGTACATCGGTGACGACGAGAGCCTCCCGGTCGATGGCGGCATCATCGTCGTGACGAACACACTCGTCGGTGTGCTGGCCGGGCTCGTCGTGTTCCCGATTCTCTTCGCCATCGGCATCAGTCCCGACACCAGCGGCCCGTCGGCCATCTTCGTCGCGATGGCATCGGCGTTCCCACAGCTACCGGGGGGACGACTCCTCGGCGTCGTGTTCTTCGGTGTCGTCCTCATCGCCGCAATCTCCTCTGCCATTAGCCTGCTCGAAGTTGCAGTCTCCTACGGCGTCGACAACACGTCGTACTCGCGGGTGTCGCTGTCAGCGATGCTCGGGGCTGTGCTGTTCGTGCTCGGCTTCCCGTCGGCCTGGGACCTGGCGTGGTTCGGCTGGTTCGACACGCTCGCGTACAAGCTGTTCCTCCCGCTGTCGGTGCTGCTCATCCTCGTGTTCGTCGGCTGGGTGCTCTCCTCGAACGCGGTTGCTGAACTCCGACAGGGAACGGGTGGACTCCGGGCGTTCGGCCCGGCTTGGCTCTGGATGGTCCGGACAGTAGTCATCCTCGGTGTCATCCTGACGCTGGGCCTCGGACTACAGACACTCCTCCTCGCTGAGGACCCCGCGATCATCCCGCCGATATAA
- a CDS encoding bacterio-opsin activator domain-containing protein, with protein MVPSVVDGHDIPALYGPAIDTLPLMFAIVDASGVILSTNETWHEFGQANGTGLTPGTLGKNYLDAADTADDTTGQQAADGIRAVLAGEQASFELEYPCHTESAKRWFRLYVAPFTIDGATFASIAHIDITARKQRELALESAYEICTDADRTFTEQLDALLELGCETLGSPFGTLSRVHGDEYVFEAVTAPPSADLEGGRTTSIETLPNCRHVVEHREPLAVSDVAADAPELADSEWGIANYIGAPVVVDGAVYGTFCFYGLEPRAAAYTQWDLTFVRLLSDWAGYELERERRTEQRDALNTALPDPSFIIDAEGRFLDCLTDPETMLKVDETDTLVGQTLHEFLPRDTADSLLGTVRAALRSGSFQSVEYRLQTPGCQRWFEARVAPLKSRAYDLDTVIVVARDITAHKDREAELERQRDELRQAQRLNVLGREIAKALQDTQTREEIESAVCAHLTESDLYRAVWAGSRGSATQITLGAAAGIATASPEQISPGEHGLAIDAIETGEVQVVADIADVSTQSNTEMDRPLIAAHCSVAAVPLTTGQTTYGVLMVYASTNTTIGCRESDILADLGRLIALSIQRVHSQQSLQAATTVELEFLTPDSDDIFATLSAKLDCSFTLERRVPTSSGSSLHYVRVSGVDTAQVCQALAGMPSVESCAVVETAAENRAPLLEVTLNEISASPLDTLIDYGGAVRRAVAADGDLRFTAEMAPDINVRAVVEAVQEVTPGTELRSKQYVDQPVSTVTDFRTRIRDRLTPKQAAALKTAYARGYYDWPRGSAAEELAETLDISAPTLHYRLRKAHDAVIGALFDYGTGPETLD; from the coding sequence ATGGTTCCAAGTGTCGTGGATGGCCACGATATCCCTGCCCTGTATGGGCCAGCCATCGATACACTGCCGCTCATGTTTGCGATTGTAGATGCATCCGGGGTGATTCTCTCGACGAACGAGACGTGGCACGAGTTCGGCCAGGCAAACGGAACAGGGCTGACGCCGGGTACACTCGGCAAGAACTATCTCGATGCTGCTGACACGGCTGACGACACGACCGGGCAACAGGCGGCCGACGGAATCAGGGCCGTCCTTGCTGGCGAGCAAGCCTCCTTCGAACTTGAATACCCGTGTCACACTGAGTCGGCGAAACGGTGGTTCCGGTTGTACGTCGCCCCGTTTACCATCGACGGGGCGACGTTTGCGTCCATCGCACATATCGACATCACAGCCCGGAAACAGCGGGAGTTGGCCCTCGAATCGGCCTACGAGATCTGTACCGACGCGGACAGGACGTTCACTGAACAGCTCGACGCGCTGTTAGAACTCGGCTGTGAGACGCTCGGTTCGCCGTTCGGGACTCTCTCCCGCGTCCACGGTGACGAGTACGTGTTCGAGGCAGTCACTGCACCGCCGTCTGCTGACCTTGAGGGGGGCAGAACAACCAGTATCGAAACTCTCCCGAACTGCAGACACGTTGTCGAACACCGTGAACCGCTCGCGGTCAGCGATGTTGCAGCGGACGCCCCGGAACTCGCTGACTCGGAGTGGGGCATTGCGAACTACATCGGCGCGCCCGTGGTCGTGGACGGGGCCGTGTACGGGACGTTCTGCTTCTACGGACTGGAACCGCGCGCGGCGGCGTACACGCAGTGGGACCTGACGTTCGTCCGGTTGCTCTCCGACTGGGCGGGCTACGAACTCGAACGAGAGCGCCGCACGGAGCAGCGCGATGCATTGAACACTGCCCTGCCGGACCCCAGTTTCATTATCGACGCGGAAGGGCGATTTCTCGACTGTCTGACCGACCCCGAGACGATGCTGAAGGTAGACGAGACGGACACACTTGTTGGCCAGACGCTGCACGAGTTTCTCCCCCGCGACACCGCTGACTCGCTACTGGGGACTGTTCGTGCAGCCCTGCGGAGCGGATCGTTTCAGTCCGTGGAGTACAGACTGCAGACTCCCGGTTGCCAGCGATGGTTCGAAGCGCGGGTCGCACCGCTGAAAAGTCGCGCGTACGACCTCGATACTGTCATCGTCGTCGCTCGGGACATCACCGCTCACAAAGACCGCGAGGCCGAACTCGAACGCCAGCGGGACGAGCTCAGACAGGCACAGCGGCTCAACGTGCTTGGTCGAGAAATTGCGAAGGCGCTACAGGACACACAGACGCGCGAGGAGATCGAATCGGCAGTGTGTGCGCACCTCACTGAATCGGACCTGTACCGGGCCGTGTGGGCCGGAAGCCGCGGGAGTGCAACCCAGATAACACTGGGTGCCGCCGCTGGGATTGCCACGGCGTCGCCGGAGCAGATTTCGCCGGGTGAGCACGGTCTTGCCATAGACGCCATCGAGACCGGGGAGGTACAGGTCGTTGCGGACATCGCCGACGTGTCGACTCAGTCGAACACCGAGATGGACCGCCCGCTAATCGCAGCCCATTGCTCCGTCGCGGCAGTTCCCCTGACAACTGGCCAGACCACGTACGGCGTCCTGATGGTGTACGCATCGACCAACACCACGATTGGCTGTCGTGAGTCGGACATCCTTGCCGATCTGGGGCGGCTTATCGCACTGTCTATCCAGCGCGTCCACAGTCAGCAATCACTGCAGGCGGCGACGACCGTTGAGCTAGAGTTCCTGACGCCAGATTCCGACGACATCTTCGCCACCCTCTCCGCGAAGCTTGACTGTTCGTTCACACTCGAACGGCGCGTCCCGACCAGTTCCGGTAGCAGCCTCCACTACGTTCGCGTCAGCGGCGTAGACACTGCCCAAGTGTGTCAGGCGCTTGCTGGGATGCCGTCGGTCGAATCCTGTGCTGTCGTCGAGACTGCGGCGGAGAACCGAGCGCCCCTGCTCGAAGTCACGCTCAACGAGATATCCGCATCGCCGCTTGACACGCTCATAGATTACGGCGGGGCCGTGCGGCGAGCCGTGGCGGCTGACGGCGACCTGCGGTTCACAGCGGAGATGGCACCGGATATCAACGTCCGCGCTGTCGTTGAAGCGGTCCAAGAGGTAACGCCCGGGACGGAACTGCGGAGCAAGCAGTACGTCGACCAGCCGGTCTCGACGGTGACGGATTTCCGGACACGGATACGCGACCGGCTGACGCCGAAACAGGCTGCCGCGCTCAAGACTGCCTACGCACGCGGCTACTACGACTGGCCGCGAGGGAGCGCCGCGGAGGAACTGGCCGAGACACTCGATATCTCCGCGCCGACCCTGCACTACCGGTTGCGGAAGGCCCACGACGCCGTCATCGGGGCGCTGTTTGACTACGGAACCGGACCCGAGACACTCGACTAA
- a CDS encoding NADPH:quinone reductase has product MRAVRFHEYGGTDVLRVDDIERPTPGPEEVLLEVEAAAVNPVDTYFRTGDYEPGELPWIPGSDCAGTVAATGERVASVTEGDRAFATGLGNWLQGTCAEYVTVPESHLAQLPEAVSAEAGAAVALVGVTAWQTLVTACSLEPAERALIHGGSGGVGHIAVQLAAANGAQVTTTASPNYHDQLVDLGADDVFDYSRGDLADAVVKAGAPDVILDHRLDDYLAFDAEVAAQGARIAAIGNTDPAATFENVPRCRAKALSVHHVSMFNTPEFSAVLARLATLMAEDELAPVVARRYDLEDVPTAHDDVLNDSFLGKLVVTP; this is encoded by the coding sequence ATGCGTGCTGTACGATTCCACGAATACGGCGGGACAGACGTACTTCGTGTCGACGACATCGAACGACCTACACCGGGCCCGGAGGAGGTCCTGCTCGAAGTAGAGGCAGCGGCGGTTAATCCGGTCGATACGTACTTCCGGACCGGCGACTACGAGCCGGGCGAACTGCCCTGGATACCGGGGTCGGACTGTGCTGGGACCGTCGCCGCGACTGGCGAGCGCGTGGCTTCTGTCACCGAAGGCGACCGAGCGTTCGCGACCGGACTGGGCAACTGGCTCCAGGGGACCTGCGCAGAGTACGTCACTGTTCCCGAATCACATCTGGCGCAGCTCCCTGAAGCGGTGTCCGCGGAGGCAGGCGCGGCCGTCGCGCTCGTCGGTGTCACCGCCTGGCAGACGCTCGTCACGGCGTGCTCGCTGGAGCCGGCCGAGCGAGCGCTGATTCACGGCGGGAGCGGCGGCGTCGGCCATATCGCGGTCCAGTTGGCTGCGGCGAACGGGGCGCAAGTCACGACGACAGCATCACCGAACTACCACGACCAACTGGTCGACCTCGGCGCGGACGACGTGTTCGACTACAGCCGAGGAGACCTCGCCGACGCGGTAGTCAAGGCCGGCGCACCGGACGTGATTCTCGACCACCGGCTCGACGACTATCTCGCGTTCGACGCCGAGGTGGCCGCGCAGGGCGCGCGGATCGCCGCTATCGGGAACACCGACCCCGCGGCGACGTTCGAGAACGTCCCGCGCTGTCGGGCGAAAGCCCTCAGTGTCCACCACGTCTCGATGTTCAACACGCCCGAGTTCAGCGCGGTGCTTGCCCGGCTCGCGACGCTCATGGCCGAGGACGAACTGGCGCCGGTCGTCGCCCGCCGCTACGACCTCGAAGACGTCCCGACCGCTCACGACGACGTGCTGAACGACAGCTTCCTCGGCAAGCTCGTCGTCACGCCGTAG
- a CDS encoding transcription initiation factor IIB translates to MERPTRQRDSEQEEREEESESTGQQTCPECESESISSDGGGELVCEDCGLVIEDENIDRGPEWRAFNHSERQSKSRVGAPTTQTMHDKGLTTQIDWKDKDAYGRSLSSEKRSQMHRLRKWQERIRTKDAGERNLQFALSEIDRMASALGVPRSVREVASVIYRRALNEDLIRGRSIEGVATACLYAACRQEGIPRSLEEVSDVSRVEQKEIGRTYRYVAQELELKMEPVDPKQYVPRFASELELSEEVQSKANEIIDTTAEQGLLSGKSPTGYAAAAIYAASLLCNEKKTQREVADVAQVTEVTIRNRYQEQIEAMGIH, encoded by the coding sequence ATGGAACGGCCGACGCGCCAGCGGGATTCTGAACAGGAGGAACGCGAGGAGGAGTCCGAGAGCACGGGCCAGCAGACCTGCCCAGAGTGTGAGTCGGAGTCCATATCTAGCGACGGCGGTGGAGAGCTCGTCTGCGAGGACTGTGGCCTGGTCATCGAAGACGAGAACATCGACCGCGGGCCGGAGTGGCGGGCGTTCAATCACTCCGAACGCCAGTCCAAGTCACGCGTCGGAGCCCCCACGACCCAGACGATGCACGACAAGGGGCTGACAACACAGATCGACTGGAAGGACAAGGACGCCTACGGTCGGTCGCTATCCTCGGAGAAGCGGAGCCAGATGCACCGGCTGCGAAAGTGGCAGGAGCGCATCCGAACCAAAGACGCCGGCGAACGGAACCTGCAGTTCGCACTGTCGGAGATCGACCGCATGGCCAGCGCGCTGGGCGTGCCCCGCTCAGTTCGTGAGGTCGCCTCGGTTATCTACCGGCGTGCGCTCAACGAGGACCTCATCCGCGGGCGCTCCATCGAGGGCGTCGCCACCGCCTGCCTGTACGCGGCCTGCCGTCAGGAAGGCATCCCACGCAGCTTGGAGGAGGTATCGGACGTTTCCCGGGTCGAGCAGAAGGAGATCGGGCGGACGTATCGGTACGTCGCCCAGGAACTCGAACTGAAGATGGAGCCGGTCGACCCCAAGCAGTACGTCCCGCGGTTTGCGTCCGAGCTGGAACTCTCAGAGGAGGTCCAGTCAAAGGCCAACGAAATCATCGACACGACTGCCGAGCAGGGCCTGCTCTCCGGAAAATCACCCACCGGCTACGCTGCCGCGGCTATCTACGCCGCCTCGCTGCTCTGTAACGAGAAGAAGACCCAGCGCGAGGTCGCCGACGTGGCCCAGGTGACAGAGGTCACCATCCGGAACCGCTATCAGGAGCAGATTGAAGCGATGGGCATCCACTGA
- the sop2 gene encoding sensory rhodopsin II codes for MATITTWFTLGLLGELLGTAVLAYGYTLVPEETRKRYLLLIAIPGIAIVAYALMALGFGSIQSGGHTVYVIRYADWLLTTPLNVWFLALLAGAGRRDTVKLVVLQALTIVFGFAGAITASPVSYLLFAVGAALFGGVIFLLYRNIAVAAKSTLSDVEISLYRTLRNFVVVLWLVYPAVWLLGAAGLGLMDVETATLVIVYLDVVTKVGFGVIALLAMIDLGSAGETAEEPTAVAGD; via the coding sequence ATGGCAACGATAACGACCTGGTTCACGCTGGGACTACTGGGTGAACTGCTCGGGACGGCGGTGCTGGCGTACGGCTACACGCTCGTCCCAGAAGAGACACGGAAGCGGTACCTGCTGTTGATCGCAATCCCGGGTATCGCCATCGTCGCCTACGCGCTGATGGCGCTTGGCTTCGGGTCGATACAGAGCGGCGGCCACACAGTGTACGTCATCCGTTACGCTGACTGGCTGTTGACGACGCCGCTCAACGTCTGGTTCCTGGCACTGCTCGCTGGCGCGGGCCGGCGGGACACGGTGAAGCTTGTCGTGTTGCAGGCGTTAACTATCGTCTTCGGCTTTGCCGGTGCCATCACTGCGTCGCCAGTGAGTTACCTGCTGTTTGCAGTCGGTGCGGCGCTGTTCGGCGGCGTCATCTTTCTGCTCTACCGGAACATCGCGGTGGCTGCGAAGTCGACCCTGTCCGACGTAGAGATCAGCCTGTACCGCACGCTCCGGAACTTTGTCGTCGTTCTCTGGCTGGTGTACCCAGCCGTGTGGCTGCTCGGTGCGGCGGGACTGGGACTAATGGACGTCGAGACAGCGACACTCGTGATTGTTTACCTCGACGTGGTGACCAAAGTCGGCTTCGGCGTCATTGCCTTGCTGGCGATGATTGACCTCGGCTCAGCCGGTGAGACTGCCGAGGAGCCGACGGCGGTTGCGGGAGACTAG
- a CDS encoding RNA methyltransferase, with protein MISVAVVDAETPGNVGTIARSMKNFGLSELLLVDPPELDPDGEAYGFAGQARDDILPNARTVTFDDIVENYHTVACTATTNEDPANHVRYPATTPADLADSLRDVEGDICVVFGRERVGLSNDELAQLDVICSIPASASYPVLNLGQAATIVLYELRELTVDATQHPDELHTLAETPAVEGLHEEFDRFLRAIGHPKEKQHKARRLFRRVLGRAQPTGRETKTLRGLFRQARQRIERAEDD; from the coding sequence ATGATATCTGTCGCTGTCGTCGATGCGGAGACGCCGGGCAACGTCGGCACCATCGCCCGCTCGATGAAGAACTTCGGCCTCTCGGAGCTGCTGCTCGTTGATCCGCCGGAGTTGGACCCGGACGGCGAGGCGTACGGCTTTGCCGGGCAAGCTCGTGACGACATCCTGCCGAACGCCCGGACGGTGACGTTTGACGACATCGTCGAGAACTACCACACTGTCGCCTGCACGGCGACGACGAACGAGGACCCGGCCAACCACGTCCGGTATCCGGCGACGACGCCGGCCGACCTGGCTGACTCGCTCCGGGATGTCGAGGGTGACATCTGCGTCGTCTTCGGTCGCGAGCGGGTCGGACTCTCCAACGACGAACTCGCACAGCTGGATGTTATCTGCTCTATCCCGGCCAGCGCGTCGTATCCGGTGTTGAATCTCGGACAGGCGGCCACTATCGTGCTCTACGAACTCCGCGAACTGACCGTCGACGCGACCCAGCATCCCGATGAATTGCATACTCTCGCCGAGACGCCGGCTGTCGAGGGACTACACGAGGAGTTTGACCGGTTCCTGCGGGCCATCGGCCACCCCAAAGAGAAACAGCACAAGGCCCGGCGGCTGTTCCGTCGGGTACTCGGGCGTGCGCAACCGACCGGTCGGGAGACGAAGACGCTCCGCGGCCTGTTCCGGCAGGCCCGGCAGCGAATCGAGCGTGCCGAAGACGACTAG
- a CDS encoding SDR family oxidoreductase, translated as MSAEFNFDGEVALITGIGGALGSAVADAFLKADATVCGSDIIEPNTEDFLLSEPERVDFYQGDFSDEDDVAEVIDTVIADHGRLDYLLNIAGTWRGGTPIDETDVDTFDFLFDVNLKTMFLASKHAIPHLRDTEGAIVSVSARTSLEGGEGDGIYRATKAGVRLLTETIAEENLGSVRANAVMPSVIDTPMNREMMPDADTESWVDPRDIAAVILFLCSEAATVTSGAAVPVYGEV; from the coding sequence ATGTCAGCAGAGTTTAATTTCGACGGCGAGGTAGCACTGATCACGGGCATTGGTGGGGCACTGGGGAGCGCGGTCGCGGACGCCTTCCTCAAAGCCGATGCGACCGTCTGTGGCAGCGACATCATCGAACCGAACACTGAGGATTTCCTGTTGTCTGAGCCCGAGCGAGTCGACTTCTACCAGGGAGATTTCAGCGACGAGGACGATGTGGCCGAAGTCATCGACACCGTGATTGCGGACCACGGACGGCTTGACTACCTGTTGAACATCGCCGGCACCTGGCGCGGGGGCACACCAATCGACGAGACGGACGTGGACACGTTCGATTTCCTGTTCGACGTGAACCTCAAAACGATGTTCCTGGCGTCGAAACACGCGATTCCGCACCTGCGGGACACGGAGGGCGCGATTGTCTCCGTGTCTGCGCGAACGTCACTGGAGGGTGGTGAGGGCGACGGCATCTACCGGGCGACGAAGGCCGGCGTCCGACTCCTGACCGAGACAATCGCGGAGGAGAACCTCGGATCCGTCCGGGCTAACGCTGTCATGCCGAGCGTCATCGATACCCCGATGAACCGCGAGATGATGCCCGACGCCGACACCGAGTCGTGGGTCGACCCGAGAGACATCGCAGCGGTGATACTGTTTCTCTGTTCGGAGGCCGCAACCGTGACGAGCGGCGCAGCGGTTCCGGTGTACGGCGAGGTCTGA